One stretch of Balneolaceae bacterium DNA includes these proteins:
- the pelF gene encoding GT4 family glycosyltransferase PelF, which translates to MLQTEGAYPYVRSGGVSTWAEILCDGLDSEVDFDLYCLVDHPDIELKYDLPRNIRHITKVPLWGSEMPAANCRPARDFRSIARLKENLDETALEEQFIPLFRDFLACLFRPLACDPEQVGELLYGLWRYFRRHDYKNTLRHVQTWEIFNRQLSHHYRTALPEQATGEFNLLNATMGLRRLYHFLMPLNVSVPHVDVSHSSSAGFPALPSLLGKFEYGTPYLVTDHGIWLRERIKALDEDKAFGLHARTLLSNLCIVISKAAYRHADLLTPVTGTHSGWLKEFGAREDRIHPIINGVDVEKFRPMEEAGGESERPTVVALANLVELKDIKTMIRTCDVVRESVPTVRFLLYGNDRADPEYTRRCEALIEELNLSEHFIIGGFHNSPAEAFNEGDLSILTSVSEGAPYTVLESMACGRPVVATDVGGVREVLGECGRVNEPGDVEGLAASVVELLENDSLREEFGARSRRHAVNRYSARITLENYHRRYLEQKNALRTPLKKELRHPVVRKLAT; encoded by the coding sequence ATGCTCCAGACGGAGGGCGCCTACCCCTACGTGCGCAGCGGAGGTGTCTCCACCTGGGCTGAAATCCTCTGTGACGGTCTCGATTCGGAGGTCGACTTCGACCTCTACTGTCTGGTAGACCATCCCGACATCGAGCTGAAATACGACCTCCCGCGCAACATCAGGCACATCACCAAGGTGCCTCTGTGGGGATCTGAGATGCCCGCCGCAAACTGCAGACCCGCCCGGGATTTCCGGAGCATCGCGCGCCTCAAGGAGAACCTGGACGAGACTGCGCTGGAGGAGCAGTTCATCCCCCTTTTTCGCGATTTTCTGGCCTGCCTCTTCCGTCCCCTCGCCTGCGATCCGGAGCAGGTAGGCGAACTGTTGTACGGTCTCTGGCGCTATTTCCGCCGGCACGACTACAAGAACACTCTCCGGCATGTGCAGACCTGGGAGATCTTCAATCGCCAGTTATCACACCACTACCGCACTGCCCTGCCGGAGCAGGCCACCGGGGAGTTCAACCTTCTGAACGCCACCATGGGACTGCGTAGGCTCTACCACTTTCTGATGCCGCTGAACGTATCGGTACCGCATGTGGACGTGTCGCATTCCTCATCGGCAGGCTTTCCCGCCCTGCCCTCCCTCCTCGGAAAATTCGAGTACGGAACGCCCTATCTGGTCACCGACCACGGCATCTGGCTGCGGGAACGTATCAAGGCCCTGGATGAGGACAAGGCCTTCGGCCTGCATGCGCGCACGCTCCTCTCCAATCTGTGCATCGTAATCAGCAAGGCGGCCTACCGGCACGCCGACCTTCTTACCCCGGTCACCGGCACCCACTCCGGCTGGCTCAAAGAGTTCGGTGCGAGGGAAGACCGCATCCACCCCATCATCAACGGGGTAGACGTGGAGAAATTCCGTCCCATGGAAGAGGCAGGCGGGGAGAGCGAGCGTCCCACGGTCGTGGCCCTGGCCAACCTGGTAGAGCTCAAAGACATCAAAACCATGATCAGAACCTGCGATGTGGTGCGGGAATCTGTACCCACGGTACGTTTCCTGCTTTACGGCAACGACCGGGCCGACCCCGAATACACACGCCGCTGCGAAGCGCTCATCGAGGAGCTGAACCTCTCCGAACACTTTATCATCGGAGGATTTCACAACAGCCCGGCGGAGGCCTTCAACGAGGGTGATCTTTCCATCCTCACCTCGGTGTCCGAGGGCGCTCCCTATACCGTACTGGAATCGATGGCCTGCGGGCGGCCCGTGGTGGCTACCGACGTGGGGGGTGTCCGCGAGGTGCTGGGCGAATGCGGAAGGGTGAATGAACCAGGGGACGTGGAGGGACTGGCCGCCAGCGTAGTGGAGCTCCTGGAGAACGACTCGCTGCGAGAGGAGTTCGGCGCACGGTCCCGCCGCCATGCGGTCAACCGCTACAGTGCCCGCATCACCCTTGAAAACTACCACCGGCGCTACCTCGAACAGAAGAACGCCTTACGCACCCCTCTGAAGAAGGAACTCCGGCATCCCGTAGTCCGCAAACTGGCAACCTAG